The window TCGCGCACCTGCTCGATAAAGCGATAGGTCTCCGGGTGCAGGCGGCCTGTGTCGAGGCTGAACACCTTGACGTTTTTGTTCAGTTTCCAGGCCATGTCCACCAGCACCACGTCTTCAGCGCCGCTGAACGAGATCCAGAGATCGTCGCCGAAGTGTTCGAAGGCCAGTTTGAGGATGTCTTGAGGTGACTTTGTCGCATAGGTCGCGGCAAGTTCGACGACGTCGAAGGGTGTGCTCATCAGGCGGTTTCCTAAAATATGGCGCTTAGGCGCTCGTAATGAGGCGGATGTTAACAAAATCTTTCGGGGAATTGGCCGGGTTGCGGGGTTCGCACCTTGTAGGAGCTGCCGAAGGCTGCGAATTGCGATGTGTCAGACAGACCGCTTTCGCAGCCTTCGGCAGCGCCTACAGAGGAAGTTTCAGATCTGCTCCAGGGTATTGAGCAAAACCCGCACCTTGGTAAACGTCTCCTGATACTCGGCCTCGCATTCCGAATCCGCCACGATCCCGCCGCCGCCCCAGCAGGACACGGTGCCGTTCTTGACCAGCAGGCTGCGGATGGCAATGGAGCTGTCCATCTCGCCACGCACGTCCAGGTACAACAGCGAGCCGCAATACAGGGCGCGGCGCGTGGGTTCGAGTTCGTCGATGATCTGCATGGCACGGATTTTCGGTGCGCCGGTGATGGAGCCGCCGGGGAAGCTGCCCGCGATCAGGTCCAGGGCGTCATGGTCGTCGGCAAGCTCGCCGGTCACGCTGCTCACAAGATGGTGCACGTTGGGGTAGCTTTCCAGGCTGAACAGCTCCGGCACTTTCACTGAGCCGATCCGGCAGCTGCGGCCCAGGTCGTTGCGCAGCAGGTCGACGATCATCAGGTTTTCCGCGCGGTCCTTGGGGCTTGCCAGCAGTTGCTCCGCCAGGGCTGCGTCCTCGACGTCATCGCGACCCCGAGGGCGAGTGCCTTTAATAGGGCGGGTCTCTACCTGGCCCTGGCTGACTCTGACGAAGCGCTCCGGGGACAGGCTGAGTATCGCGTCGCCTTCGGGCAGCGCCATATAGCCGGAAAACGGCGTCGGGCAGGCGAACCGCAGCGCGCGATAGGCCACCCATGGATCGCCCGCAAAACCCGCCTGAAAACGCTGGGCGAAGTTCACCTGATAACAGTCACCGGCCTGGATGTAGGCCTGAATCCGGGCAAAGGCAGCGCGGTATTGCTCGGCGTCGAGGTCGGCTTTGAAAGGGCTGATCAGTTGGAAAGAGGTTGAGTCCGCTTCGAGGGGCTGGTGAAAAAGCTCCAGCAAACGCTGTTGTTCGGCGGCCTGCACCGAGGGATGGCACATCAACTGCGTGGTGGCCAACTGGTGATCGGTGATGATCGCCCAGGCATACACACCCAAGCGGGCATCGGGCAGGTCCAGGTCATCGATGGCACTGGCAGGCAGCGGCTCCAGGCG of the Paucimonas lemoignei genome contains:
- the pabB gene encoding aminodeoxychorismate synthase subunit I translates to MPTCSLAPLPYCSNPADYFARVRHAPGAVLLDSGRPTATRGRFDVLSAWPLEQLLPAPGEAGGAFLNRCRDSLARLGNAQLPADCDLPFAGGLLGYLGYDFGRRLEPLPASAIDDLDLPDARLGVYAWAIITDHQLATTQLMCHPSVQAAEQQRLLELFHQPLEADSTSFQLISPFKADLDAEQYRAAFARIQAYIQAGDCYQVNFAQRFQAGFAGDPWVAYRALRFACPTPFSGYMALPEGDAILSLSPERFVRVSQGQVETRPIKGTRPRGRDDVEDAALAEQLLASPKDRAENLMIVDLLRNDLGRSCRIGSVKVPELFSLESYPNVHHLVSSVTGELADDHDALDLIAGSFPGGSITGAPKIRAMQIIDELEPTRRALYCGSLLYLDVRGEMDSSIAIRSLLVKNGTVSCWGGGGIVADSECEAEYQETFTKVRVLLNTLEQI